From one Streptomyces sp. CA-210063 genomic stretch:
- the argC gene encoding N-acetyl-gamma-glutamyl-phosphate reductase — protein sequence MAVRVAVAGASGYAGGEVLRLLLAHPEVEIGALTGNSNAGQRLGGLQPHLLPLADRVLQETTAEVLAGHEVVFLALPHGQSAAVAEQLGPDVLVVDMGADFRLEDAADWEKFYGSPHAGTWPYGLPELPGARAALEGSKRIAVPGCYPTAVTLALFPAYAAGLAENEAVIVAASGTSGAGKAPKANLLGSEVMGSMTPYGVGGGHRHTPEMMQNLGGVAGEPVSVSFTPTLAPMPRGILATCSAKAKPGVTADSVRAAYEKTFADEPFVHLLPEGQWPATASVYGSNAVQVQVAYDEAAGRIIAISAIDNLTKGTAGGAVQSMNIALGLHESTGLTTIGVAP from the coding sequence ATGGCGGTACGCGTGGCGGTGGCGGGAGCGAGTGGTTATGCGGGCGGCGAAGTGCTGCGCCTGCTGCTCGCGCACCCCGAGGTCGAGATCGGTGCACTGACCGGCAACTCCAACGCGGGCCAGCGTCTGGGCGGGCTGCAGCCGCACCTGCTGCCGCTGGCCGACCGGGTGCTCCAGGAGACGACAGCCGAGGTCCTCGCCGGGCACGAGGTGGTGTTCCTCGCGCTGCCGCACGGGCAGTCCGCCGCCGTGGCCGAGCAGCTCGGGCCGGATGTGCTCGTGGTGGACATGGGCGCCGACTTCCGGCTGGAGGACGCGGCCGACTGGGAGAAGTTCTACGGCTCGCCCCACGCCGGGACCTGGCCCTACGGCCTCCCCGAACTGCCGGGTGCCCGCGCCGCGCTGGAGGGGTCCAAGCGCATCGCGGTACCCGGTTGCTACCCCACGGCCGTGACGCTGGCCCTGTTCCCGGCCTACGCGGCGGGCCTCGCCGAGAACGAGGCCGTGATCGTCGCCGCCTCCGGCACCTCCGGCGCGGGCAAGGCGCCCAAGGCGAACCTGCTGGGCAGCGAGGTCATGGGGTCGATGACCCCGTACGGCGTCGGCGGCGGCCACCGGCACACGCCCGAGATGATGCAGAACCTCGGCGGTGTCGCCGGCGAGCCGGTCTCCGTCTCCTTCACGCCGACCCTCGCGCCGATGCCCCGCGGCATCCTCGCCACATGCAGCGCGAAGGCGAAGCCGGGCGTCACCGCCGACTCCGTCCGCGCCGCGTACGAGAAGACCTTCGCCGACGAGCCGTTCGTCCACCTGCTCCCCGAGGGACAGTGGCCGGCGACGGCGTCCGTCTACGGTTCCAACGCTGTTCAGGTGCAGGTCGCGTACGACGAGGCGGCGGGCCGCATCATCGCGATCAGCGCCATCGACAACCTCACCAAGGGCACGGCCGGTGGCGCCGTCCAGAGCATGAACATCGCCCTCGGGCTCCACGAGAGCACCGGGCTGACGACGATCGGAGTCGCACCGTGA